From a single Drosophila sulfurigaster albostrigata strain 15112-1811.04 chromosome 3, ASM2355843v2, whole genome shotgun sequence genomic region:
- the LOC133845859 gene encoding uncharacterized abhydrolase domain-containing protein DDB_G0269086 isoform X8, which yields MASLEGQQENYSKDPSVENIPKRPESREGSAERKVSKDREEKLKYARDRQNEERQRKIEELRAQAEAAQKYREQKEEERRRRIEEIRVRDTEKRHQVEERKKAIIEAEKERREYILKKNQERESRIETKKRDRNSIAFAFGSSTPRLLDVPADYGLVSPSTFWSQRRSTSISNVAGASLSRRSSERELADSGAKKRASSSTDRHDEDIVDTSQNIMFRSVYRRKTDLMPTIPSPRDGHYGSRSSLSTTPRTPGSRSGNVTPGGHGHLSGSRPGSAMSTSTTLSTSGFVPRRPGTASTRKPRPASIAGTGMSLEEINKLKRDQKPPVKTTSASPSTSTAQTTPKRTANLMSTSMIVTSSSTRMHSAEKKTPSKREPLLPKAASASKAQQPSRTASSERISRHAKESINKVPSVMSTSMIVTSTTTTTKSTAESAPATAAPVPKANGVAKEQPEQDAEVPTAEVAAPAVSKAEKEALNTEQAEQEQQELVQLVEAKAQPEPVALEEQPPAEPVVAHVEEKADEGNEKPTQEAAVVAVAKKTSRNGSKENSEVRELTPPTTAPAPVAVAGLAVEGGNDLMTASMIAKKITTEEEAKAALAERRRLAREEAERQAELERQRVEAERLAELKAQEEEAERQRLFEEESTRLAEEQRRGEEERLRKAIEEAQQREEEEQRRREDEERQRIEREEAEKKAKEDAEKQRVEVAERLKREEKEREERRKRVEAIMSRTRKAGAAATPSKESSDAKAVTAAAPKESDSNSSSSNNSTGGSPNSSSSTDAAPVAPVAVAPTAVAVANAPAAPAAVAEPINSQAMYEQSVLDKENSLINSFSNMIIDENAKNLHPFDVSNGKLHVETTTTTITTTGGGAAVVVPPVAVANGNGHIENVNNKNDINLLQDAVNPVAVSQLIDLSIESQQDLHINNNNNNNNNNSLLTSTAATTTLVTADSHENKDISLL from the exons ATGGCGAGTCTCGAGGGCCAGCAAGAAAATTATTCGAAAGATCCATCAG TGGAAAACATACCCAAGCGACCCGAAAGCCGAGAGGGCAGCGCCGAACGAAAag TGTCCAAAGATCGCGAGGAGAAACTGAAATATGCGCGCGATCGACAGAATGAGGAACGACAAAGAAAAATCGAGGAGCTGCGGGCTCAAGCGGAGGCGGCGCAAAAGTATCGCGAACAAAAGGAGGAGGAACGACGACGTCGCATCGAGGAGATACGCGTGAGAGATACAGAGAAGCGGCATCAGGTGGAGGAGCGCAAAAAGGCCATCATTGAGGCCGAAAAGGAGCGACGTGAATATATTCTCAAAAAGAATCAG GAGCGCGAATCGCGAATAGAGACAAAGAAACGCGATAGAAATTCGATTGCTTTCGCTTTTGGATCATCGACGCCACGTTTATTGGATGTGCCGGCTGATTATGGCCTGGTATCGCCCAGCACCTTTTGGAGTCAGCGACG ATCAACATCCATATCGAATGTGGCGGGCGCCTCGCTCTCACGTCGCAGTTCCGAGCGTGAACTTGCCGATAGTGGTGCTAAGAAGCGTGCCTCTTCCTCCACGGACAGACACGATG AAGATATCGTTGACACATCACAGAACATTATGTTCCGAAGCGTTTACCGCAGGAAAACGGACCTCATGCCGACAATACCCAGCCCCCGAGACGGGCATTATGGTTCGCGCAGCTCACTGAGCACCACGCCCAGAACCCCAG gCTCGCGATCAGGGAATGTGACACCTGGCGGTCATGGACACTTGAGTGGCTCACGTCCAGGCAGCGCCATGTCCACATCCACAACGTTGTCCACATCGGGATTCGTGCCCCGACGTCCAGGCACAGCCTCCACACGCAAGCCACGGCCAGCCAGCATTGCCGGCACCGGCATGTCCCTCGAGG AGATCAATAAATTGAAGAGGGATCAGAAGCCGCCGGTGAAGACAACGAGCGCCTCGCCATCCACGTCTACAGCACAAACGACACCCAAACGAACCGCGAACCTGATGTCCACCTCAATGATTGTCACCTCCAGTTCAACGCGCATGCACAGCGCCGAGAAGAAGACGCCATCGAAGCGG gAGCCGCTGCTGCCCAAGGCCGCGTCCGCATCGAAGGCACAGCAGCCGAGCCGCACCGCCAGCTCGGAGCGCATCAGTCGACACGCGAAGGAGTCGATCAACAAAGTCCCTTCGGTCATGAGCACATCTATGATTGTTACCTCCACGACGAccacaacaaaatcaacagcTGAATCCGCTCCAGCAACAGCTGCACCCGTACCCAAGGCTAACGGTGTGGCAAAGGAGCAGCCAGAGCAAGATGCAGAGGTTCCAACAGCTGAGGTTGCAGCGCCTGCGGTCAGCAAGGCCGAGAAGGAGGCACTAAACACTGAGCAGGCGGAACAAGAGCAACAGGAGTTGGTGCAATTGGTGGAAGCGAAGGCACAACCAGAGCCAGTTGCACTGGAAGAGCAGCCACCAGCGGAGCCAGTTGTTGCCCATGTGGAGGAGAAGGCCGACGAGGGCAACGAGAAACCAACACAGGAGGCAGCAGTTGTCGCTGTGGCGAAGAAGACATCACGCAATGGCAGCAAGGAGAATTCAGAGGTGCGTGAACTAacgccaccaacaacagctccagctccagttgcagttgctggaCTCGCTGTTGAGGGTGGCAACGATTTGATGACCGCATCGATGATTGCCAAGAAGATCACGACAGAGGAGGAGGCAAAGGCGGCATTAGCCGAACGACGACGCCTGGCCCGCGAGGAGGCCGAACGACAGGCCGAATTGGAGCGACAACGTGTCGAGGCTGAGCGCCTCGCCGAGCTCAAGGCCCAGGAGGAGGAAGCCGAACGTCAGCGACTCTTCGAGGAGGAATCCACACGTCTTGCCGAGGAGCAGCGTCGCGGCGAAGAGGAGCGTCTGCGCAAGGCCATCGAG GAAGCACAGCAGcgcgaggaggaggagcaacgACGACGCGAAGATGAAGAGCGTCAGCGCATCGAACGCGAGGAGGCCGAAAAGAAGGCCAAGGAAGATGCGGAAAAGCAGCGCGTCGAAGTCGCCGAGCGTCTCAAGCGTGAGGAAAAAGAGCGCGAGGAGCGACGCAAACGTGTCGAGGCAATTATGTCGCGCACTCGCAAGGCTGGCgcagctgccacgcccagcAAG GAATCAAGTGACGCCAAGGCTGTGACAGCGGCGGCGCCCAAGgaaagcgacagcaacagcagcagcagcaacaactcgaCAGGCGGCTcacccaacagcagcagcagcacagacGCTGCTCCAGTTGCGCCCGTTGCTGTGGCACCCACAGCAGTGGCAGTCGCCAATGCTCCAGCGGCACCGGCAGCTGTTGCGGAGCCCATCAACAGCCAGGCGATGTATGAGCAATCGGTGCTGGACAAGGAGAACTCGCTGATTAACAGTTTCTCCAACATGATTATCGACGAGAATGCCAAGAACTTGCATCCGTTTGACGTGAGCAACGGCAAGTTGCATGTGGagaccacgacaacaacaataacaacaacgggAGGAGGAGCTGCTGTCGTTGTGCCGCCCGTAGCAGTGgccaatggcaatggccaCATTGAGAATGTTAACAATAAGAA TGACATCAATCTGCTGCAGGATGCAGTGAATCCAGTGGCCGTCAGTCAACTAATTGATCTGAGCATTGAGTCACAACAAGATCtgcacatcaacaacaacaacaataataacaacaacaacagcttgcTGACAAGCACAGCGGCAACCACCACGCTAGTCACTGCTGATAGTCACGAGAATAAAG
- the LOC133845859 gene encoding ensconsin isoform X4 produces MRVFLSFALQVQNKKPIDFLFCCRHNIDIPFVFAFMENIPKRPESREGSAERKVSKDREEKLKYARDRQNEERQRKIEELRAQAEAAQKYREQKEEERRRRIEEIRVRDTEKRHQVEERKKAIIEAEKERREYILKKNQERESRIETKKRDRNSIAFAFGSSTPRLLDVPADYGLVSPSTFWSQRRSTSISNVAGASLSRRSSERELADSGAKKRASSSTDRHDEDIVDTSQNIMFRSVYRRKTDLMPTIPSPRDGHYGSRSSLSTTPRTPGRAYSMNRLDQLAQPIRRNGEHVRAIVERERRERELEMLDETASLGGGSGRRGHLSRGNSNRRAGSASVGSASGSSTAVGAMSRSMTHLAGGVGQQRERGKYSLGGGISTSFRPLGSTGQRDSSSRSGNVTPGGHGHLSGSRPGSAMSTSTTLSTSGFVPRRPGTASTRKPRPASIAGTGMSLEEINKLKRDQKPPVKTTSASPSTSTAQTTPKRTANLMSTSMIVTSSSTRMHSAEKKTPSKREPLLPKAASASKAQQPSRTASSERISRHAKESINKVPSVMSTSMIVTSTTTTTKSTAESAPATAAPVPKANGVAKEQPEQDAEVPTAEVAAPAVSKAEKEALNTEQAEQEQQELVQLVEAKAQPEPVALEEQPPAEPVVAHVEEKADEGNEKPTQEAAVVAVAKKTSRNGSKENSEVRELTPPTTAPAPVAVAGLAVEGGNDLMTASMIAKKITTEEEAKAALAERRRLAREEAERQAELERQRVEAERLAELKAQEEEAERQRLFEEESTRLAEEQRRGEEERLRKAIEEAQQREEEEQRRREDEERQRIEREEAEKKAKEDAEKQRVEVAERLKREEKEREERRKRVEAIMSRTRKAGAAATPSKESSDAKAVTAAAPKESDSNSSSSNNSTGGSPNSSSSTDAAPVAPVAVAPTAVAVANAPAAPAAVAEPINSQAMYEQSVLDKENSLINSFSNMIIDENAKNLHPFDVSNGKLHVETTTTTITTTGGGAAVVVPPVAVANGNGHIENVNNKNDINLLQDAVNPVAVSQLIDLSIESQQDLHINNNNNNNNNNSLLTSTAATTTLVTADSHENKDISLL; encoded by the exons ATGCgtgtttttctttcctttGCCCTACAAGTGCAAAACAAGAAGCCgattgattttcttttttgctgccgacataatattgatattccttttgtatttgcattca TGGAAAACATACCCAAGCGACCCGAAAGCCGAGAGGGCAGCGCCGAACGAAAag TGTCCAAAGATCGCGAGGAGAAACTGAAATATGCGCGCGATCGACAGAATGAGGAACGACAAAGAAAAATCGAGGAGCTGCGGGCTCAAGCGGAGGCGGCGCAAAAGTATCGCGAACAAAAGGAGGAGGAACGACGACGTCGCATCGAGGAGATACGCGTGAGAGATACAGAGAAGCGGCATCAGGTGGAGGAGCGCAAAAAGGCCATCATTGAGGCCGAAAAGGAGCGACGTGAATATATTCTCAAAAAGAATCAG GAGCGCGAATCGCGAATAGAGACAAAGAAACGCGATAGAAATTCGATTGCTTTCGCTTTTGGATCATCGACGCCACGTTTATTGGATGTGCCGGCTGATTATGGCCTGGTATCGCCCAGCACCTTTTGGAGTCAGCGACG ATCAACATCCATATCGAATGTGGCGGGCGCCTCGCTCTCACGTCGCAGTTCCGAGCGTGAACTTGCCGATAGTGGTGCTAAGAAGCGTGCCTCTTCCTCCACGGACAGACACGATG AAGATATCGTTGACACATCACAGAACATTATGTTCCGAAGCGTTTACCGCAGGAAAACGGACCTCATGCCGACAATACCCAGCCCCCGAGACGGGCATTATGGTTCGCGCAGCTCACTGAGCACCACGCCCAGAACCCCAG GACGCGCCTATTCGATGAACCGCTTGGACCAACTGGCCCAGCCGATACGACGCAATGGCGAACATGTGCGCGCCATCGTGGAGCGGGAGCGACGCGAACGTGAACTGGAAATGCTGGACGAGACGGCCTCCCTCGGCGGCGGCAGTGGAAGGCGTGGCCACTTGTCGCGGGGCAACAGCAATCGACGGGCTGGAAGCGCAAGTGTGGGCAGCGCCAGTGGAAGTTCAACGGCTGTGGGCGCCATGTCGAGGAGCATGACCCATTTGGCTGGTGGAGTAGGTCAGCAGCGTGAGCGTGGAAAGTATTCACTTGGTGGCGGCATCTCGACTAGCTTTCGTCCCTTGGGCAGCACTGGTCAGCGTGATTCCA gCTCGCGATCAGGGAATGTGACACCTGGCGGTCATGGACACTTGAGTGGCTCACGTCCAGGCAGCGCCATGTCCACATCCACAACGTTGTCCACATCGGGATTCGTGCCCCGACGTCCAGGCACAGCCTCCACACGCAAGCCACGGCCAGCCAGCATTGCCGGCACCGGCATGTCCCTCGAGG AGATCAATAAATTGAAGAGGGATCAGAAGCCGCCGGTGAAGACAACGAGCGCCTCGCCATCCACGTCTACAGCACAAACGACACCCAAACGAACCGCGAACCTGATGTCCACCTCAATGATTGTCACCTCCAGTTCAACGCGCATGCACAGCGCCGAGAAGAAGACGCCATCGAAGCGG gAGCCGCTGCTGCCCAAGGCCGCGTCCGCATCGAAGGCACAGCAGCCGAGCCGCACCGCCAGCTCGGAGCGCATCAGTCGACACGCGAAGGAGTCGATCAACAAAGTCCCTTCGGTCATGAGCACATCTATGATTGTTACCTCCACGACGAccacaacaaaatcaacagcTGAATCCGCTCCAGCAACAGCTGCACCCGTACCCAAGGCTAACGGTGTGGCAAAGGAGCAGCCAGAGCAAGATGCAGAGGTTCCAACAGCTGAGGTTGCAGCGCCTGCGGTCAGCAAGGCCGAGAAGGAGGCACTAAACACTGAGCAGGCGGAACAAGAGCAACAGGAGTTGGTGCAATTGGTGGAAGCGAAGGCACAACCAGAGCCAGTTGCACTGGAAGAGCAGCCACCAGCGGAGCCAGTTGTTGCCCATGTGGAGGAGAAGGCCGACGAGGGCAACGAGAAACCAACACAGGAGGCAGCAGTTGTCGCTGTGGCGAAGAAGACATCACGCAATGGCAGCAAGGAGAATTCAGAGGTGCGTGAACTAacgccaccaacaacagctccagctccagttgcagttgctggaCTCGCTGTTGAGGGTGGCAACGATTTGATGACCGCATCGATGATTGCCAAGAAGATCACGACAGAGGAGGAGGCAAAGGCGGCATTAGCCGAACGACGACGCCTGGCCCGCGAGGAGGCCGAACGACAGGCCGAATTGGAGCGACAACGTGTCGAGGCTGAGCGCCTCGCCGAGCTCAAGGCCCAGGAGGAGGAAGCCGAACGTCAGCGACTCTTCGAGGAGGAATCCACACGTCTTGCCGAGGAGCAGCGTCGCGGCGAAGAGGAGCGTCTGCGCAAGGCCATCGAG GAAGCACAGCAGcgcgaggaggaggagcaacgACGACGCGAAGATGAAGAGCGTCAGCGCATCGAACGCGAGGAGGCCGAAAAGAAGGCCAAGGAAGATGCGGAAAAGCAGCGCGTCGAAGTCGCCGAGCGTCTCAAGCGTGAGGAAAAAGAGCGCGAGGAGCGACGCAAACGTGTCGAGGCAATTATGTCGCGCACTCGCAAGGCTGGCgcagctgccacgcccagcAAG GAATCAAGTGACGCCAAGGCTGTGACAGCGGCGGCGCCCAAGgaaagcgacagcaacagcagcagcagcaacaactcgaCAGGCGGCTcacccaacagcagcagcagcacagacGCTGCTCCAGTTGCGCCCGTTGCTGTGGCACCCACAGCAGTGGCAGTCGCCAATGCTCCAGCGGCACCGGCAGCTGTTGCGGAGCCCATCAACAGCCAGGCGATGTATGAGCAATCGGTGCTGGACAAGGAGAACTCGCTGATTAACAGTTTCTCCAACATGATTATCGACGAGAATGCCAAGAACTTGCATCCGTTTGACGTGAGCAACGGCAAGTTGCATGTGGagaccacgacaacaacaataacaacaacgggAGGAGGAGCTGCTGTCGTTGTGCCGCCCGTAGCAGTGgccaatggcaatggccaCATTGAGAATGTTAACAATAAGAA TGACATCAATCTGCTGCAGGATGCAGTGAATCCAGTGGCCGTCAGTCAACTAATTGATCTGAGCATTGAGTCACAACAAGATCtgcacatcaacaacaacaacaataataacaacaacaacagcttgcTGACAAGCACAGCGGCAACCACCACGCTAGTCACTGCTGATAGTCACGAGAATAAAG
- the LOC133845859 gene encoding ensconsin isoform X13, translating to MASLEGQQENYSKDPSVENIPKRPESREGSAERKVSKDREEKLKYARDRQNEERQRKIEELRAQAEAAQKYREQKEEERRRRIEEIRVRDTEKRHQVEERKKAIIEAEKERREYILKKNQERESRIETKKRDRNSIAFAFGSSTPRLLDVPADYGLVSPSTFWSQRRSTSISNVAGASLSRRSSERELADSGAKKRASSSTDRHDGRAYSMNRLDQLAQPIRRNGEHVRAIVERERRERELEMLDETASLGGGSGRRGHLSRGNSNRRAGSASVGSASGSSTAVGAMSRSMTHLAGGVGQQRERGKYSLGGGISTSFRPLGSTGQRDSSSRSGNVTPGGHGHLSGSRPGSAMSTSTTLSTSGFVPRRPGTASTRKPRPASIAGTGMSLEEINKLKRDQKPPVKTTSASPSTSTAQTTPKRTANLMSTSMIVTSSSTRMHSAEKKTPSKREPLLPKAASASKAQQPSRTASSERISRHAKESINKVPSVMSTSMIVTSTTTTTKSTAESAPATAAPVPKANGVAKEQPEQDAEVPTAEVAAPAVSKAEKEALNTEQAEQEQQELVQLVEAKAQPEPVALEEQPPAEPVVAHVEEKADEGNEKPTQEAAVVAVAKKTSRNGSKENSEVRELTPPTTAPAPVAVAGLAVEGGNDLMTASMIAKKITTEEEAKAALAERRRLAREEAERQAELERQRVEAERLAELKAQEEEAERQRLFEEESTRLAEEQRRGEEERLRKAIEEAQQREEEEQRRREDEERQRIEREEAEKKAKEDAEKQRVEVAERLKREEKEREERRKRVEAIMSRTRKAGAAATPSKESSDAKAVTAAAPKESDSNSSSSNNSTGGSPNSSSSTDAAPVAPVAVAPTAVAVANAPAAPAAVAEPINSQAMYEQSVLDKENSLINSFSNMIIDENAKNLHPFDVSNGKLHVETTTTTITTTGGGAAVVVPPVAVANGNGHIENVNNKNDINLLQDAVNPVAVSQLIDLSIESQQDLHINNNNNNNNNNSLLTSTAATTTLVTADSHENKDISLL from the exons ATGGCGAGTCTCGAGGGCCAGCAAGAAAATTATTCGAAAGATCCATCAG TGGAAAACATACCCAAGCGACCCGAAAGCCGAGAGGGCAGCGCCGAACGAAAag TGTCCAAAGATCGCGAGGAGAAACTGAAATATGCGCGCGATCGACAGAATGAGGAACGACAAAGAAAAATCGAGGAGCTGCGGGCTCAAGCGGAGGCGGCGCAAAAGTATCGCGAACAAAAGGAGGAGGAACGACGACGTCGCATCGAGGAGATACGCGTGAGAGATACAGAGAAGCGGCATCAGGTGGAGGAGCGCAAAAAGGCCATCATTGAGGCCGAAAAGGAGCGACGTGAATATATTCTCAAAAAGAATCAG GAGCGCGAATCGCGAATAGAGACAAAGAAACGCGATAGAAATTCGATTGCTTTCGCTTTTGGATCATCGACGCCACGTTTATTGGATGTGCCGGCTGATTATGGCCTGGTATCGCCCAGCACCTTTTGGAGTCAGCGACG ATCAACATCCATATCGAATGTGGCGGGCGCCTCGCTCTCACGTCGCAGTTCCGAGCGTGAACTTGCCGATAGTGGTGCTAAGAAGCGTGCCTCTTCCTCCACGGACAGACACGATG GACGCGCCTATTCGATGAACCGCTTGGACCAACTGGCCCAGCCGATACGACGCAATGGCGAACATGTGCGCGCCATCGTGGAGCGGGAGCGACGCGAACGTGAACTGGAAATGCTGGACGAGACGGCCTCCCTCGGCGGCGGCAGTGGAAGGCGTGGCCACTTGTCGCGGGGCAACAGCAATCGACGGGCTGGAAGCGCAAGTGTGGGCAGCGCCAGTGGAAGTTCAACGGCTGTGGGCGCCATGTCGAGGAGCATGACCCATTTGGCTGGTGGAGTAGGTCAGCAGCGTGAGCGTGGAAAGTATTCACTTGGTGGCGGCATCTCGACTAGCTTTCGTCCCTTGGGCAGCACTGGTCAGCGTGATTCCA gCTCGCGATCAGGGAATGTGACACCTGGCGGTCATGGACACTTGAGTGGCTCACGTCCAGGCAGCGCCATGTCCACATCCACAACGTTGTCCACATCGGGATTCGTGCCCCGACGTCCAGGCACAGCCTCCACACGCAAGCCACGGCCAGCCAGCATTGCCGGCACCGGCATGTCCCTCGAGG AGATCAATAAATTGAAGAGGGATCAGAAGCCGCCGGTGAAGACAACGAGCGCCTCGCCATCCACGTCTACAGCACAAACGACACCCAAACGAACCGCGAACCTGATGTCCACCTCAATGATTGTCACCTCCAGTTCAACGCGCATGCACAGCGCCGAGAAGAAGACGCCATCGAAGCGG gAGCCGCTGCTGCCCAAGGCCGCGTCCGCATCGAAGGCACAGCAGCCGAGCCGCACCGCCAGCTCGGAGCGCATCAGTCGACACGCGAAGGAGTCGATCAACAAAGTCCCTTCGGTCATGAGCACATCTATGATTGTTACCTCCACGACGAccacaacaaaatcaacagcTGAATCCGCTCCAGCAACAGCTGCACCCGTACCCAAGGCTAACGGTGTGGCAAAGGAGCAGCCAGAGCAAGATGCAGAGGTTCCAACAGCTGAGGTTGCAGCGCCTGCGGTCAGCAAGGCCGAGAAGGAGGCACTAAACACTGAGCAGGCGGAACAAGAGCAACAGGAGTTGGTGCAATTGGTGGAAGCGAAGGCACAACCAGAGCCAGTTGCACTGGAAGAGCAGCCACCAGCGGAGCCAGTTGTTGCCCATGTGGAGGAGAAGGCCGACGAGGGCAACGAGAAACCAACACAGGAGGCAGCAGTTGTCGCTGTGGCGAAGAAGACATCACGCAATGGCAGCAAGGAGAATTCAGAGGTGCGTGAACTAacgccaccaacaacagctccagctccagttgcagttgctggaCTCGCTGTTGAGGGTGGCAACGATTTGATGACCGCATCGATGATTGCCAAGAAGATCACGACAGAGGAGGAGGCAAAGGCGGCATTAGCCGAACGACGACGCCTGGCCCGCGAGGAGGCCGAACGACAGGCCGAATTGGAGCGACAACGTGTCGAGGCTGAGCGCCTCGCCGAGCTCAAGGCCCAGGAGGAGGAAGCCGAACGTCAGCGACTCTTCGAGGAGGAATCCACACGTCTTGCCGAGGAGCAGCGTCGCGGCGAAGAGGAGCGTCTGCGCAAGGCCATCGAG GAAGCACAGCAGcgcgaggaggaggagcaacgACGACGCGAAGATGAAGAGCGTCAGCGCATCGAACGCGAGGAGGCCGAAAAGAAGGCCAAGGAAGATGCGGAAAAGCAGCGCGTCGAAGTCGCCGAGCGTCTCAAGCGTGAGGAAAAAGAGCGCGAGGAGCGACGCAAACGTGTCGAGGCAATTATGTCGCGCACTCGCAAGGCTGGCgcagctgccacgcccagcAAG GAATCAAGTGACGCCAAGGCTGTGACAGCGGCGGCGCCCAAGgaaagcgacagcaacagcagcagcagcaacaactcgaCAGGCGGCTcacccaacagcagcagcagcacagacGCTGCTCCAGTTGCGCCCGTTGCTGTGGCACCCACAGCAGTGGCAGTCGCCAATGCTCCAGCGGCACCGGCAGCTGTTGCGGAGCCCATCAACAGCCAGGCGATGTATGAGCAATCGGTGCTGGACAAGGAGAACTCGCTGATTAACAGTTTCTCCAACATGATTATCGACGAGAATGCCAAGAACTTGCATCCGTTTGACGTGAGCAACGGCAAGTTGCATGTGGagaccacgacaacaacaataacaacaacgggAGGAGGAGCTGCTGTCGTTGTGCCGCCCGTAGCAGTGgccaatggcaatggccaCATTGAGAATGTTAACAATAAGAA TGACATCAATCTGCTGCAGGATGCAGTGAATCCAGTGGCCGTCAGTCAACTAATTGATCTGAGCATTGAGTCACAACAAGATCtgcacatcaacaacaacaacaataataacaacaacaacagcttgcTGACAAGCACAGCGGCAACCACCACGCTAGTCACTGCTGATAGTCACGAGAATAAAG